The Cervus canadensis isolate Bull #8, Minnesota chromosome 9, ASM1932006v1, whole genome shotgun sequence genome contains a region encoding:
- the TSC22D1 gene encoding TSC22 domain family protein 1 isoform X9: MHQPPESTAAAAAADMSARKMAHPAMFPRRGSGGGSASALGAAGTGVGSSAPSAEDFPPPSLLQPPPPAASSLSGPQPPPPQSLNLLSQAQLQAQPLAPGGTQMKKKSGFQITSVTPAQISASISSNNSIAEDTESYDDLDESHTEDLSSSEILDVSLSRATDLGEPERSSSEETLNNFQEAETPGAVSPNQPHLPQPHLPHLPQQNVVINGSAHPHPLHHHHPIHGHHLHHGPHHPSHAGVASTSIPGGPPSSPGSRKLSAAGSSDGVMPVAPTSAVSSSGSPASVMTSIRAPSTTGSLGINSVTGTNTMNNVNITAVGSFNPAVTSSILGNANISVSSIPSAASVSVGPAVSSGVNVNILSGMGNGTIASSAALNSAASAAAGMTVGSVSSQQQQPAVNTSRFRVVKLDSTSEPFKKGRWTCTEFYEKENAAIPATEGVVVNKVVESVRQNPTEATSERESTSGSSVSSSVSTLSHYTESVGSGEMGTLAAPPVQPQPPPTLPGVALPQMDFSGAAPQGISAVSIPQSISQSQISQVQLPSQELGYQPKPGLQPVPLQAGIQPSPVGVVGVTSALGQQPSIASLAQPQLPYSQAAPPVQAPLQGAPPQQVQYGQPAPAVAPPMAPSHGTSVTPNPASEYVQPSPLLQTAVPSGQPTSAGVALGATVIPMAQPQSIQLPVQPAAVQAQPAGAAGQPVGKAHTAVAVVPPGSQIANIGQQTSLPSALQQPSTQVTPSVIQQGAPPASQIVPPAPAAILHQGVQPSASSLPQQLVIAPQSTLLPAPPQPQGVESVAPGVVSKQLPAVSPLPSASSISVTNQVLPLTTPLVDGEDERGARSDPRTTDTAKTTESF, encoded by the exons ATGCACCAGCCGCCCGAGTCCACGGCGGCCGCGGCCGCTGCAGACATGAGTGCTAGGAAGATGGCGCACCCGGCAATGTTCCCTAGAAGGGGCAGCGGCGGGGGCAGCGCCTCCGCTCTCGGTGCAGCAGGTACCGGCGTCGGTAGTAGTGCCCCATCTGCTGAGGATTTTCCGCCTCCGTCGCTGCTCCAGCCGCCGCCTCCTGCAGCATCTTCTCTGTCGGGACCACAGCCTCCGCCTCCACAAAGCCTGAACCTCCTTTCGCAGGCTCAGCTGCAGGCACAGCCTCTTGCGCCAGGCGGAACgcagatgaaaaagaaaagtggctTCCAGATAACGAGCGTGACCCCGGCTCAGATCTCCGCTAGCATCAGCTCGAACAACAGCATCGCAGAGGACACGGAGAGCTACGACGACCTGGATGAGTCTCACACGGAAGATCTGTCGTCCTCCGAGATCCTTGATGTGTCGCTTTCCAGGGCCACGGACTTAGGGGAGCCTGAACGCAGCTCCTCAGAAGAGACTCTCAATAACTTCCAGGAAGCCGAGACACCTGGGGCGGTCTCTCCCAACCAGCCCCACCTTCCTCAGCCTCATTTGCCTCACCTTCCACAACAGAACGTTGTGATCAATGGGAGTGCTCATCCACAccccctccatcaccaccatcccatTCATGGCCACCACCTGCACCACGGGCCCCACCACCCATCCCATGCCGGTGTGGCCAGTACATCCATCCCTGGAGGGCCGCCCTCAAGCCCAGGGTCCAGAAAACTCTCGGCCGCGGGAAGCTCTGACGGTGTTATGCCAGTTGCACCAACTTCTGCTGTATCATCGAGTGGCTCGCCGGCATCTGTCATGACTAGTATACGTGCTCCGAGTACTACCGGCAGCCTAGGTATAAATTCTGTTACAGGCACGAATACAATGAATAACGTTAACATCACTGCTGTGGGTAGTTTTAATCCTGCTGTGACCAGCAGCATCCTTGGTAACGCTAATATAAGTGTGAGCAGTATCCCCAGTGCTGCTAGTGTGAGTGTCGGGCCTGCAGTGAGCAGCGGGGTTAATGTGAATATCTTGAGTGGCATGGGCAATGGTACGATTGCTTCCTCCGCGGCCCTTAACAGCGCTGCCAGTGCAGCTGCGGGCATGACTGTGGGGTCCGTTTCGAGTCAGCAGCAACAGCCAGCAGTTAACACGTCCAGGTTCAGAGTCGTGAAGTTAGATTCTACTTCTGAGCCTTTCAAAAAAGGTCGATGGACTTGCACTGAgttctatgaaaaagaaaacgCCGCCATACCCGCCACCGAAGGGGTGGTGGTAAATAAGGTGGTGGAAAGTGTAAGACAAAACCCGACCGAAGCGACTTCCGAGAGGGAGAGCACGAGTGGGAGCTCCGTGAGCAGCAGCGTCAGCACACTGAGTCACTACACGGAGAGTGTGGGCAGCGGAGAGATGGGCACCCTGGCGGCCCCGCCGGTGCAGCCGCAGCCTCCCCCGACCCTTCCAGGGGTGGCTCTTCCGCAGATGGACTTCAGTGGCGCCGCTCCACAGGGCATTTCAGCAGTTAGCATCCCTCAGAGTATTTCTCAGTCGCAGATCTCGCAGGTACAGTTACCGTCTCAAGAACTGGGCTATCAGCCGAAGCCAGGTCTTCAACCAGTACCTCTGCAAGCCGGTATCCAGCCGTCACCTGTTGGCGTGGTGGGCGTCACTTCGGCTTTAGGTCAGCAGCCTTCCATCGCCAGCCTGGCTCAGCCCCAACTGCCGTATTCCCAGGCGGCCCCCCCAGTGCAAGCTCCCCTGCAAGGCGCGCCACCCCAACAGGTACAATATGGCCAGCCGGCGCCAGCTGTGGCCCCTCCGATGGCCCCAAGCCACGGTACATCAGTGACTCCGAACCCAGCCTCTGAGTATGTTCAGCCCTCACCGCTTCTCCAAACAGCGGTGCCCTCTGGACAGCCCACTTCTGCAGGGGTGGCCCTGGGAGCCACGGTGATTCCTATGGCTCAGCCACAGAGCATCCAGCTCCCAGTGCAGCCCGCGGCAGTCCAAGCACAACCTGCAGGGGCAGCTGGCCAACCTGTTGGCAAGGCTCACACGGCAGTAGCTGTGGTACCTCCCGGCAGTCAAATTGCAAATATTGGTCAACAGACAAGCCTACCATCGGCACTGCAGCAGCCTTCCACCCAAGTCACACCTTCAGTTATCCAGCAAGGTGCTCCTCCGGCTTCACAGATAGTGCCACCTGCTCCAGCTGCGATCCTTCATCAGGGAGTTCAGCCCAGCGCTTCAAGCCTTCCTCAACAACTGGTCATTGCACCCCAGAGTACCCTGTTACCTGCGCCTCCCCAGCCACAGGGGGTCGAGTCGGTAGCTCCAGGAGTGGTTTCGAAGCAGTTGCCTGCAGTTAGTCCTTTGCCCTCTGCTAGTAGTATTTCTGTTACGAATCAG GTGCTACCGCTGACGACACCCTTGGTGGATGGCGAGGACGAGAG
- the TSC22D1 gene encoding TSC22 domain family protein 1 isoform X8 has protein sequence MHQPPESTAAAAAADMSARKMAHPAMFPRRGSGGGSASALGAAGTGVGSSAPSAEDFPPPSLLQPPPPAASSLSGPQPPPPQSLNLLSQAQLQAQPLAPGGTQMKKKSGFQITSVTPAQISASISSNNSIAEDTESYDDLDESHTEDLSSSEILDVSLSRATDLGEPERSSSEETLNNFQEAETPGAVSPNQPHLPQPHLPHLPQQNVVINGSAHPHPLHHHHPIHGHHLHHGPHHPSHAGVASTSIPGGPPSSPGSRKLSAAGSSDGVMPVAPTSAVSSSGSPASVMTSIRAPSTTGSLGINSVTGTNTMNNVNITAVGSFNPAVTSSILGNANISVSSIPSAASVSVGPAVSSGVNVNILSGMGNGTIASSAALNSAASAAAGMTVGSVSSQQQQPAVNTSRFRVVKLDSTSEPFKKGRWTCTEFYEKENAAIPATEGVVVNKVVESVRQNPTEATSERESTSGSSVSSSVSTLSHYTESVGSGEMGTLAAPPVQPQPPPTLPGVALPQMDFSGAAPQGISAVSIPQSISQSQISQVQLPSQELGYQPKPGLQPVPLQAGIQPSPVGVVGVTSALGQQPSIASLAQPQLPYSQAAPPVQAPLQGAPPQQVQYGQPAPAVAPPMAPSHGTSVTPNPASEYVQPSPLLQTAVPSGQPTSAGVALGATVIPMAQPQSIQLPVQPAAVQAQPAGAAGQPVGKAHTAVAVVPPGSQIANIGQQTSLPSALQQPSTQVTPSVIQQGAPPASQIVPPAPAAILHQGVQPSASSLPQQLVIAPQSTLLPAPPQPQGVESVAPGVVSKQLPAVSPLPSASSISVTNQVLPLTTPLVDGEDESSLFQCFSPTRGARSDPRTTDTAKTTESF, from the exons ATGCACCAGCCGCCCGAGTCCACGGCGGCCGCGGCCGCTGCAGACATGAGTGCTAGGAAGATGGCGCACCCGGCAATGTTCCCTAGAAGGGGCAGCGGCGGGGGCAGCGCCTCCGCTCTCGGTGCAGCAGGTACCGGCGTCGGTAGTAGTGCCCCATCTGCTGAGGATTTTCCGCCTCCGTCGCTGCTCCAGCCGCCGCCTCCTGCAGCATCTTCTCTGTCGGGACCACAGCCTCCGCCTCCACAAAGCCTGAACCTCCTTTCGCAGGCTCAGCTGCAGGCACAGCCTCTTGCGCCAGGCGGAACgcagatgaaaaagaaaagtggctTCCAGATAACGAGCGTGACCCCGGCTCAGATCTCCGCTAGCATCAGCTCGAACAACAGCATCGCAGAGGACACGGAGAGCTACGACGACCTGGATGAGTCTCACACGGAAGATCTGTCGTCCTCCGAGATCCTTGATGTGTCGCTTTCCAGGGCCACGGACTTAGGGGAGCCTGAACGCAGCTCCTCAGAAGAGACTCTCAATAACTTCCAGGAAGCCGAGACACCTGGGGCGGTCTCTCCCAACCAGCCCCACCTTCCTCAGCCTCATTTGCCTCACCTTCCACAACAGAACGTTGTGATCAATGGGAGTGCTCATCCACAccccctccatcaccaccatcccatTCATGGCCACCACCTGCACCACGGGCCCCACCACCCATCCCATGCCGGTGTGGCCAGTACATCCATCCCTGGAGGGCCGCCCTCAAGCCCAGGGTCCAGAAAACTCTCGGCCGCGGGAAGCTCTGACGGTGTTATGCCAGTTGCACCAACTTCTGCTGTATCATCGAGTGGCTCGCCGGCATCTGTCATGACTAGTATACGTGCTCCGAGTACTACCGGCAGCCTAGGTATAAATTCTGTTACAGGCACGAATACAATGAATAACGTTAACATCACTGCTGTGGGTAGTTTTAATCCTGCTGTGACCAGCAGCATCCTTGGTAACGCTAATATAAGTGTGAGCAGTATCCCCAGTGCTGCTAGTGTGAGTGTCGGGCCTGCAGTGAGCAGCGGGGTTAATGTGAATATCTTGAGTGGCATGGGCAATGGTACGATTGCTTCCTCCGCGGCCCTTAACAGCGCTGCCAGTGCAGCTGCGGGCATGACTGTGGGGTCCGTTTCGAGTCAGCAGCAACAGCCAGCAGTTAACACGTCCAGGTTCAGAGTCGTGAAGTTAGATTCTACTTCTGAGCCTTTCAAAAAAGGTCGATGGACTTGCACTGAgttctatgaaaaagaaaacgCCGCCATACCCGCCACCGAAGGGGTGGTGGTAAATAAGGTGGTGGAAAGTGTAAGACAAAACCCGACCGAAGCGACTTCCGAGAGGGAGAGCACGAGTGGGAGCTCCGTGAGCAGCAGCGTCAGCACACTGAGTCACTACACGGAGAGTGTGGGCAGCGGAGAGATGGGCACCCTGGCGGCCCCGCCGGTGCAGCCGCAGCCTCCCCCGACCCTTCCAGGGGTGGCTCTTCCGCAGATGGACTTCAGTGGCGCCGCTCCACAGGGCATTTCAGCAGTTAGCATCCCTCAGAGTATTTCTCAGTCGCAGATCTCGCAGGTACAGTTACCGTCTCAAGAACTGGGCTATCAGCCGAAGCCAGGTCTTCAACCAGTACCTCTGCAAGCCGGTATCCAGCCGTCACCTGTTGGCGTGGTGGGCGTCACTTCGGCTTTAGGTCAGCAGCCTTCCATCGCCAGCCTGGCTCAGCCCCAACTGCCGTATTCCCAGGCGGCCCCCCCAGTGCAAGCTCCCCTGCAAGGCGCGCCACCCCAACAGGTACAATATGGCCAGCCGGCGCCAGCTGTGGCCCCTCCGATGGCCCCAAGCCACGGTACATCAGTGACTCCGAACCCAGCCTCTGAGTATGTTCAGCCCTCACCGCTTCTCCAAACAGCGGTGCCCTCTGGACAGCCCACTTCTGCAGGGGTGGCCCTGGGAGCCACGGTGATTCCTATGGCTCAGCCACAGAGCATCCAGCTCCCAGTGCAGCCCGCGGCAGTCCAAGCACAACCTGCAGGGGCAGCTGGCCAACCTGTTGGCAAGGCTCACACGGCAGTAGCTGTGGTACCTCCCGGCAGTCAAATTGCAAATATTGGTCAACAGACAAGCCTACCATCGGCACTGCAGCAGCCTTCCACCCAAGTCACACCTTCAGTTATCCAGCAAGGTGCTCCTCCGGCTTCACAGATAGTGCCACCTGCTCCAGCTGCGATCCTTCATCAGGGAGTTCAGCCCAGCGCTTCAAGCCTTCCTCAACAACTGGTCATTGCACCCCAGAGTACCCTGTTACCTGCGCCTCCCCAGCCACAGGGGGTCGAGTCGGTAGCTCCAGGAGTGGTTTCGAAGCAGTTGCCTGCAGTTAGTCCTTTGCCCTCTGCTAGTAGTATTTCTGTTACGAATCAG GTGCTACCGCTGACGACACCCTTGGTGGATGGCGAGGACGAGAG
- the TSC22D1 gene encoding TSC22 domain family protein 1 isoform X10, translated as MHQPPESTAAAAAADMSARKMAHPAMFPRRGSGGGSASALGAAGTGVGSSAPSAEDFPPPSLLQPPPPAASSLSGPQPPPPQSLNLLSQAQLQAQPLAPGGTQMKKKSGFQITSVTPAQISASISSNNSIAEDTESYDDLDESHTEDLSSSEILDVSLSRATDLGEPERSSSEETLNNFQEAETPGAVSPNQPHLPQPHLPHLPQQNVVINGSAHPHPLHHHHPIHGHHLHHGPHHPSHAGVASTSIPGGPPSSPGSRKLSAAGSSDGVMPVAPTSAVSSSGSPASVMTSIRAPSTTGSLGINSVTGTNTMNNVNITAVGSFNPAVTSSILGNANISVSSIPSAASVSVGPAVSSGVNVNILSGMGNGTIASSAALNSAASAAAGMTVGSVSSQQQQPAVNTSRFRVVKLDSTSEPFKKGRWTCTEFYEKENAAIPATEGVVVNKVVESVRQNPTEATSERESTSGSSVSSSVSTLSHYTESVGSGEMGTLAAPPVQPQPPPTLPGVALPQMDFSGAAPQGISAVSIPQSISQSQISQVQLPSQELGYQPKPGLQPVPLQAGIQPSPVGVVGVTSALGQQPSIASLAQPQLPYSQAAPPVQAPLQGAPPQQVQYGQPAPAVAPPMAPSHGTSVTPNPASEYVQPSPLLQTAVPSGQPTSAGVALGATVIPMAQPQSIQLPVQPAAVQAQPAGAAGQPVGKAHTAVAVVPPGSQIANIGQQTSLPSALQQPSTQVTPSVIQQGAPPASQIVPPAPAAILHQGVQPSASSLPQQLVIAPQSTLLPAPPQPQGVESVAPGVVSKQLPAVSPLPSASSISVTNQVLPLTTPLVDGEDESCWHFSKLAGRARRK; from the exons ATGCACCAGCCGCCCGAGTCCACGGCGGCCGCGGCCGCTGCAGACATGAGTGCTAGGAAGATGGCGCACCCGGCAATGTTCCCTAGAAGGGGCAGCGGCGGGGGCAGCGCCTCCGCTCTCGGTGCAGCAGGTACCGGCGTCGGTAGTAGTGCCCCATCTGCTGAGGATTTTCCGCCTCCGTCGCTGCTCCAGCCGCCGCCTCCTGCAGCATCTTCTCTGTCGGGACCACAGCCTCCGCCTCCACAAAGCCTGAACCTCCTTTCGCAGGCTCAGCTGCAGGCACAGCCTCTTGCGCCAGGCGGAACgcagatgaaaaagaaaagtggctTCCAGATAACGAGCGTGACCCCGGCTCAGATCTCCGCTAGCATCAGCTCGAACAACAGCATCGCAGAGGACACGGAGAGCTACGACGACCTGGATGAGTCTCACACGGAAGATCTGTCGTCCTCCGAGATCCTTGATGTGTCGCTTTCCAGGGCCACGGACTTAGGGGAGCCTGAACGCAGCTCCTCAGAAGAGACTCTCAATAACTTCCAGGAAGCCGAGACACCTGGGGCGGTCTCTCCCAACCAGCCCCACCTTCCTCAGCCTCATTTGCCTCACCTTCCACAACAGAACGTTGTGATCAATGGGAGTGCTCATCCACAccccctccatcaccaccatcccatTCATGGCCACCACCTGCACCACGGGCCCCACCACCCATCCCATGCCGGTGTGGCCAGTACATCCATCCCTGGAGGGCCGCCCTCAAGCCCAGGGTCCAGAAAACTCTCGGCCGCGGGAAGCTCTGACGGTGTTATGCCAGTTGCACCAACTTCTGCTGTATCATCGAGTGGCTCGCCGGCATCTGTCATGACTAGTATACGTGCTCCGAGTACTACCGGCAGCCTAGGTATAAATTCTGTTACAGGCACGAATACAATGAATAACGTTAACATCACTGCTGTGGGTAGTTTTAATCCTGCTGTGACCAGCAGCATCCTTGGTAACGCTAATATAAGTGTGAGCAGTATCCCCAGTGCTGCTAGTGTGAGTGTCGGGCCTGCAGTGAGCAGCGGGGTTAATGTGAATATCTTGAGTGGCATGGGCAATGGTACGATTGCTTCCTCCGCGGCCCTTAACAGCGCTGCCAGTGCAGCTGCGGGCATGACTGTGGGGTCCGTTTCGAGTCAGCAGCAACAGCCAGCAGTTAACACGTCCAGGTTCAGAGTCGTGAAGTTAGATTCTACTTCTGAGCCTTTCAAAAAAGGTCGATGGACTTGCACTGAgttctatgaaaaagaaaacgCCGCCATACCCGCCACCGAAGGGGTGGTGGTAAATAAGGTGGTGGAAAGTGTAAGACAAAACCCGACCGAAGCGACTTCCGAGAGGGAGAGCACGAGTGGGAGCTCCGTGAGCAGCAGCGTCAGCACACTGAGTCACTACACGGAGAGTGTGGGCAGCGGAGAGATGGGCACCCTGGCGGCCCCGCCGGTGCAGCCGCAGCCTCCCCCGACCCTTCCAGGGGTGGCTCTTCCGCAGATGGACTTCAGTGGCGCCGCTCCACAGGGCATTTCAGCAGTTAGCATCCCTCAGAGTATTTCTCAGTCGCAGATCTCGCAGGTACAGTTACCGTCTCAAGAACTGGGCTATCAGCCGAAGCCAGGTCTTCAACCAGTACCTCTGCAAGCCGGTATCCAGCCGTCACCTGTTGGCGTGGTGGGCGTCACTTCGGCTTTAGGTCAGCAGCCTTCCATCGCCAGCCTGGCTCAGCCCCAACTGCCGTATTCCCAGGCGGCCCCCCCAGTGCAAGCTCCCCTGCAAGGCGCGCCACCCCAACAGGTACAATATGGCCAGCCGGCGCCAGCTGTGGCCCCTCCGATGGCCCCAAGCCACGGTACATCAGTGACTCCGAACCCAGCCTCTGAGTATGTTCAGCCCTCACCGCTTCTCCAAACAGCGGTGCCCTCTGGACAGCCCACTTCTGCAGGGGTGGCCCTGGGAGCCACGGTGATTCCTATGGCTCAGCCACAGAGCATCCAGCTCCCAGTGCAGCCCGCGGCAGTCCAAGCACAACCTGCAGGGGCAGCTGGCCAACCTGTTGGCAAGGCTCACACGGCAGTAGCTGTGGTACCTCCCGGCAGTCAAATTGCAAATATTGGTCAACAGACAAGCCTACCATCGGCACTGCAGCAGCCTTCCACCCAAGTCACACCTTCAGTTATCCAGCAAGGTGCTCCTCCGGCTTCACAGATAGTGCCACCTGCTCCAGCTGCGATCCTTCATCAGGGAGTTCAGCCCAGCGCTTCAAGCCTTCCTCAACAACTGGTCATTGCACCCCAGAGTACCCTGTTACCTGCGCCTCCCCAGCCACAGGGGGTCGAGTCGGTAGCTCCAGGAGTGGTTTCGAAGCAGTTGCCTGCAGTTAGTCCTTTGCCCTCTGCTAGTAGTATTTCTGTTACGAATCAG GTGCTACCGCTGACGACACCCTTGGTGGATGGCGAGGACGAGAG
- the TSC22D1 gene encoding TSC22 domain family protein 1 isoform X1 codes for MHQPPESTAAAAAADMSARKMAHPAMFPRRGSGGGSASALGAAGTGVGSSAPSAEDFPPPSLLQPPPPAASSLSGPQPPPPQSLNLLSQAQLQAQPLAPGGTQMKKKSGFQITSVTPAQISASISSNNSIAEDTESYDDLDESHTEDLSSSEILDVSLSRATDLGEPERSSSEETLNNFQEAETPGAVSPNQPHLPQPHLPHLPQQNVVINGSAHPHPLHHHHPIHGHHLHHGPHHPSHAGVASTSIPGGPPSSPGSRKLSAAGSSDGVMPVAPTSAVSSSGSPASVMTSIRAPSTTGSLGINSVTGTNTMNNVNITAVGSFNPAVTSSILGNANISVSSIPSAASVSVGPAVSSGVNVNILSGMGNGTIASSAALNSAASAAAGMTVGSVSSQQQQPAVNTSRFRVVKLDSTSEPFKKGRWTCTEFYEKENAAIPATEGVVVNKVVESVRQNPTEATSERESTSGSSVSSSVSTLSHYTESVGSGEMGTLAAPPVQPQPPPTLPGVALPQMDFSGAAPQGISAVSIPQSISQSQISQVQLPSQELGYQPKPGLQPVPLQAGIQPSPVGVVGVTSALGQQPSIASLAQPQLPYSQAAPPVQAPLQGAPPQQVQYGQPAPAVAPPMAPSHGTSVTPNPASEYVQPSPLLQTAVPSGQPTSAGVALGATVIPMAQPQSIQLPVQPAAVQAQPAGAAGQPVGKAHTAVAVVPPGSQIANIGQQTSLPSALQQPSTQVTPSVIQQGAPPASQIVPPAPAAILHQGVQPSASSLPQQLVIAPQSTLLPAPPQPQGVESVAPGVVSKQLPAVSPLPSASSISVTNQVSSAGPSGLPSAPTNLVPSQNIAQAPATQNGNLVQSVSQPPLLASNINLPLAQQLPLSSVQFSAQSLAQAIGSQIEDARRPAEPSLVGLPQTISGDSGGVSAVSDGSSSSLAASASLFPLKVLPLTTPLVDGEDESSSGASVVAIDNKIEQAMDLVKSHLMYAVREEVEVLKEQIKELIEKNSQLEQENNLLKTLASPEQLAQFQAQLQTGSPPATTQPQGTTQPPAQPASQGSGPTA; via the coding sequence ATGCACCAGCCGCCCGAGTCCACGGCGGCCGCGGCCGCTGCAGACATGAGTGCTAGGAAGATGGCGCACCCGGCAATGTTCCCTAGAAGGGGCAGCGGCGGGGGCAGCGCCTCCGCTCTCGGTGCAGCAGGTACCGGCGTCGGTAGTAGTGCCCCATCTGCTGAGGATTTTCCGCCTCCGTCGCTGCTCCAGCCGCCGCCTCCTGCAGCATCTTCTCTGTCGGGACCACAGCCTCCGCCTCCACAAAGCCTGAACCTCCTTTCGCAGGCTCAGCTGCAGGCACAGCCTCTTGCGCCAGGCGGAACgcagatgaaaaagaaaagtggctTCCAGATAACGAGCGTGACCCCGGCTCAGATCTCCGCTAGCATCAGCTCGAACAACAGCATCGCAGAGGACACGGAGAGCTACGACGACCTGGATGAGTCTCACACGGAAGATCTGTCGTCCTCCGAGATCCTTGATGTGTCGCTTTCCAGGGCCACGGACTTAGGGGAGCCTGAACGCAGCTCCTCAGAAGAGACTCTCAATAACTTCCAGGAAGCCGAGACACCTGGGGCGGTCTCTCCCAACCAGCCCCACCTTCCTCAGCCTCATTTGCCTCACCTTCCACAACAGAACGTTGTGATCAATGGGAGTGCTCATCCACAccccctccatcaccaccatcccatTCATGGCCACCACCTGCACCACGGGCCCCACCACCCATCCCATGCCGGTGTGGCCAGTACATCCATCCCTGGAGGGCCGCCCTCAAGCCCAGGGTCCAGAAAACTCTCGGCCGCGGGAAGCTCTGACGGTGTTATGCCAGTTGCACCAACTTCTGCTGTATCATCGAGTGGCTCGCCGGCATCTGTCATGACTAGTATACGTGCTCCGAGTACTACCGGCAGCCTAGGTATAAATTCTGTTACAGGCACGAATACAATGAATAACGTTAACATCACTGCTGTGGGTAGTTTTAATCCTGCTGTGACCAGCAGCATCCTTGGTAACGCTAATATAAGTGTGAGCAGTATCCCCAGTGCTGCTAGTGTGAGTGTCGGGCCTGCAGTGAGCAGCGGGGTTAATGTGAATATCTTGAGTGGCATGGGCAATGGTACGATTGCTTCCTCCGCGGCCCTTAACAGCGCTGCCAGTGCAGCTGCGGGCATGACTGTGGGGTCCGTTTCGAGTCAGCAGCAACAGCCAGCAGTTAACACGTCCAGGTTCAGAGTCGTGAAGTTAGATTCTACTTCTGAGCCTTTCAAAAAAGGTCGATGGACTTGCACTGAgttctatgaaaaagaaaacgCCGCCATACCCGCCACCGAAGGGGTGGTGGTAAATAAGGTGGTGGAAAGTGTAAGACAAAACCCGACCGAAGCGACTTCCGAGAGGGAGAGCACGAGTGGGAGCTCCGTGAGCAGCAGCGTCAGCACACTGAGTCACTACACGGAGAGTGTGGGCAGCGGAGAGATGGGCACCCTGGCGGCCCCGCCGGTGCAGCCGCAGCCTCCCCCGACCCTTCCAGGGGTGGCTCTTCCGCAGATGGACTTCAGTGGCGCCGCTCCACAGGGCATTTCAGCAGTTAGCATCCCTCAGAGTATTTCTCAGTCGCAGATCTCGCAGGTACAGTTACCGTCTCAAGAACTGGGCTATCAGCCGAAGCCAGGTCTTCAACCAGTACCTCTGCAAGCCGGTATCCAGCCGTCACCTGTTGGCGTGGTGGGCGTCACTTCGGCTTTAGGTCAGCAGCCTTCCATCGCCAGCCTGGCTCAGCCCCAACTGCCGTATTCCCAGGCGGCCCCCCCAGTGCAAGCTCCCCTGCAAGGCGCGCCACCCCAACAGGTACAATATGGCCAGCCGGCGCCAGCTGTGGCCCCTCCGATGGCCCCAAGCCACGGTACATCAGTGACTCCGAACCCAGCCTCTGAGTATGTTCAGCCCTCACCGCTTCTCCAAACAGCGGTGCCCTCTGGACAGCCCACTTCTGCAGGGGTGGCCCTGGGAGCCACGGTGATTCCTATGGCTCAGCCACAGAGCATCCAGCTCCCAGTGCAGCCCGCGGCAGTCCAAGCACAACCTGCAGGGGCAGCTGGCCAACCTGTTGGCAAGGCTCACACGGCAGTAGCTGTGGTACCTCCCGGCAGTCAAATTGCAAATATTGGTCAACAGACAAGCCTACCATCGGCACTGCAGCAGCCTTCCACCCAAGTCACACCTTCAGTTATCCAGCAAGGTGCTCCTCCGGCTTCACAGATAGTGCCACCTGCTCCAGCTGCGATCCTTCATCAGGGAGTTCAGCCCAGCGCTTCAAGCCTTCCTCAACAACTGGTCATTGCACCCCAGAGTACCCTGTTACCTGCGCCTCCCCAGCCACAGGGGGTCGAGTCGGTAGCTCCAGGAGTGGTTTCGAAGCAGTTGCCTGCAGTTAGTCCTTTGCCCTCTGCTAGTAGTATTTCTGTTACGAATCAGGTTAGTTCAGCTGGTCCTTCTGGACTGCCTTCTGCCCCGACAAACTTGGTTCCATCACAGAATATAGCACAAGCCCCCGCCACTCAGAATGGTAATTTGGTTCAAAGTGTCAGTCAGCCTCCCTTGCTAGCATCTAATATAAATTTGCCTTTGGCACAACAGCTACCGCTCAGTTCTGTTCAATTCTCCGCACAATCATTAGCTCAGGCAATTGGAAGCCAAATCGAAGATGCCAGGCGCCCAGCGGAACCCTCCTTAGTTGGCTTACCTCAGACCATCAGTGGTGACAGTGGGGGAGTGTCAGCAGTTTCAGATGGCAGTAGCAGCAGCCTTGCAGCCTCTGCTTCTCTTTTCCCGTTGAAGGTGCTACCGCTGACGACACCCTTGGTGGATGGCGAGGACGAGAG